A segment of the Thermodesulfobacteriota bacterium genome:
GAGCTTTATGTCCCCGCCGCCCATGCCGTCCTTGCCCGTGGCCCAGAGGTAACACAGGGCCACGGCCAGAAGCCCACCGCCGCCGGCCACTATCCCGATAAGCGAGTTAACCACCCCCGGCTCCACCAGGAAAAACGAACAGGCAAAGCCCACGGGTATGCCCGGAAGACTTATCAGATCCGGTATTATCCTCAGGTGCAGGTCTATGAAGGTTATGACCAGAAGGGAAGAGACGAGGAGGGCGTAAACGAAAAAATCCGGGGAGAGCCCGAAACGCGCGTAGAGCGCCACGGCGAAAAACGCGGTGAGCGCTTCGACCATCGGGTACTCGGCCGATATGCGGACCCCGCAGTTGCGGCACCTGCCCAGGAGCAGGAGGTAGCTTATGACGGGAATATTATCGTAGGAACGTATGGGCTCTTTGCAGGAAGGACACCTCGAGCCCGGCGACACCACGGACTCTTTAAGGGGGATACGGTGTATGCAGACGTTCAGAAAACTTCCTATGGAAGCCCCGAACGCCGCTACGGCTATATATATCAAGACCTCAGGCAATTGGGCTCACCCCCCCTCTCCCCCTTCCCCGCCGCCCCTGCGGCCGCCTGACGCTCAGAACGTCTCCGGCACATAGTCCTTCCTCTTCGCCTCCGAGAGCGCCAGTATGTCCGAGGCCTGCCTTACGGCCTCCCGGGAATCCCTTTCGGTTATGACCTCGGCCGGTATGCCGCCGGGGATGGCGTCGGGAAAGCGAGAACTCTTATAGTAGATGTCCAGCCTGCCGGAGGCGCCGACGAACTCCTTGAAACCCTCCTCATAGGTTATGGCCCTTTGAAGGAGGTCCACCACCGAGCGTGTCTCGCGCGCGTCCTCTTTCATGAAAAAGAGATATGCCCTCAAACCCTTGGCCGCTGCCTGCTGCGCCCAGAAACACGCGGGCGCGTGGAAGCCCCCCTCCTGGTTCCACTCGGCGGCCTTCAAGTCGTACTCGGCCTGCCTGAGCCACCTCATCGCCTCCTTTGCCATGACCTCCATAAGGGCCTCCTATTAAAACCGTGATGCGTGTGCGTGATGCGTGATGCGTGATGCGGAAAAGGAAAAATCTTTTAACGCATCACGGCATCTAATATCAACTCCGATAGACGGAATTAAGTTTCACGTAGTCGCTGGAGAGGTCGGTAGTCCAGAGCTTATAGGCGCCTTTCCCCATATTGAGATTCACCGTAACGACTATATCCCTCTTCCTTATGGCCCTGGCCGCCTTCCTCTCATTACCGGCGTCCCCCCGCCCCCGCCTTGCCACCCGTACGCCGTTAAACGAGATGTCCACCTTATCCTCCCTCATCCTGACGCCCGCGCTGCCGAGCGCGGCCATTATCCTTCCCCAGTTAGGGTCCGAGCCGAAGAACGCGGTCTTTACCAGAAGGGAGCCCGCAAGAGCCCTTGC
Coding sequences within it:
- a CDS encoding prepilin peptidase — encoded protein: MPEVLIYIAVAAFGASIGSFLNVCIHRIPLKESVVSPGSRCPSCKEPIRSYDNIPVISYLLLLGRCRNCGVRISAEYPMVEALTAFFAVALYARFGLSPDFFVYALLVSSLLVITFIDLHLRIIPDLISLPGIPVGFACSFFLVEPGVVNSLIGIVAGGGGLLAVALCYLWATGKDGMGGGDIKLMAMLGAFLGWKGVLLTIFIGSFAGAVIGGGLMLFFGKSSKYAVPFGPFLALGAVVHLFFGEEIIRMYLSGAWRL
- a CDS encoding HEPN domain-containing protein is translated as MEVMAKEAMRWLRQAEYDLKAAEWNQEGGFHAPACFWAQQAAAKGLRAYLFFMKEDARETRSVVDLLQRAITYEEGFKEFVGASGRLDIYYKSSRFPDAIPGGIPAEVITERDSREAVRQASDILALSEAKRKDYVPETF